The following proteins are encoded in a genomic region of Salvelinus namaycush isolate Seneca chromosome 12, SaNama_1.0, whole genome shotgun sequence:
- the tmigd1 gene encoding transmembrane and immunoglobulin domain-containing protein 1 yields the protein MFTHECVSKHDSNTIIEFAGDPTVGLINDNDESAHREQVRELAVWRCGFLGKMMMSVKASVFLLVLYFTTQISGLEVKSVPEVSGGFVHTELEKTVSLTCLSEPQEEELVWLRNGQLVSIAAGNTWGSSRLCVTPVTHLDHAAIFTCQMKNNASVNASVQLEVTYAPLHSGKEEVSVEQTRELELSCDVFANPPVVVSWQQHGDPIHLSEGSFLLSNDGVKSRLKVGRVDRAVHQGPYSCVTSSPIYPNRTKSFEVTVTDKTLQFQTDLIFPMVAGLVVIGCTILLAIVSRWRWITQCCK from the exons atgttcacccacgaATGCGTgtccaaacacgactccaacaccattattgaGTTTGCTGGCGACccaacagtaggcctgatcaacgacaacgATGAGTCAGCACATAGGGAgcaggtcagagaactggcagtgtg gcgGTGTGGGTTTCTGGGTAAGATGATGATGTCAGTGAAAGCCAGTGTGTTCTTGCTGGTGCTCTACTTTACCACACAGATCTCAG ggTTAGAGGTGAAGTCAGTTCCAGAAGTCAGTGGAGGCTTTGTCCACACAGAGCTGGAGAAGACAGTGtctctgacctgtctgtctgagcCCCAGGAGGAAGAGCTGGTGTGGCTGAGGAACGGTCAGCTGGTCAGCATTGCAGCGGGCAACACCTGGGGCAGCAGCAGGCTCTGTGTCACGCCCGTAACCCACCTCGACCACGCCGCCATCTTTACCTGCCAGATGAAGAACAATGCCAGCGTCAACGCCTCAGTCCAGCTGGAGGTcacct ACGCCCCGTTGCACTCTGGGAAGGAGGAGGTGTCGGTGGAGCAGACTAGGGAGCTGGAATTGTCATGTGACGTCTTTGCCAATCCCCCCGTCGTGGTGTCATGGCAACAGCACGGAGACCCCATCCACCTATCAGAGGGCAGCTTCCTACTGTCCAACGACGGCGTTAAGTCTCGTCTGAAGGTGGGCCGGGTGGACAGGGCAGTACACCAAGGTCCCTACAGCTGTGTGACGTCATCGCCCATTTACCCAAATCGCACCAAATCTTTTGAAGTCACTGTCACAG acaagACCCTTCAGTTCCAGACAGACCTGATCTTTCCCATGGTAGCAGGCCTGGTGGTGATAGGCTGTACCATATTGCTCGCCATCGTCTCTCGCTGGAGGTGGATCACACAG TGCTGCAAGTAG